A window of the Osmerus eperlanus unplaced genomic scaffold, fOsmEpe2.1 SCAFFOLD_221, whole genome shotgun sequence genome harbors these coding sequences:
- the LOC134016691 gene encoding uncharacterized protein LOC134016691 encodes MNQEDKKDKANGESLSHVLADKAEYLMSEMASSKAVSKPKRKTNMSRLREAVRDWEKRAREATATEREMAKEVEMMKVDRQIVEETIDRLQQKLQMEGQARLQAEQALALARTNLQDQEIRFQLDRDRLLGLLSGKDEALISLQAQTSLAVAVKSEAETAVGVAMENLQDTRRITQELKDRLTSHLRAWEKEKQELISQKNQAVEALKISEQGLTRTTAKLLEVGNVVPSPAQLGVKFQTELSALKAELRAAQSARTRAEMKCHMTRANLVNLEKNLRAEIAERDDDILILSNEKKEALQVTKSAEQELDAFRLNLIKMAGSMTKLQIDLREKDMHCSVLEKALEEVQEDVCKIQKELICKCAEIESLQKQACQSSAELEALLIEKAEELQECQGHMELLRQQLLKRQAETTCQAQETQTEKSSIKRKKKGGCFGRMLFWRSSKNA; translated from the exons ATGAATCAAGAAGACAAAAAAGACAAG GCCAATGGGGAAAGCCTCTCTCATGTTCTTGCTGACAAAGCAGAATACCTCATGTCAGAAATGGCATCTTCCAAGGCTGTGAGCAAACCTAAGAGGAAGACCAACATGAGTCGCctgagagaggctgtgagggacTGGGAGAAGAGGGCCAGAGAGGCCAcagccacagagagggagatggccAAAGAGGTGGAGATGATGAAGGTGGACAGGCAGATCGTCGAGGAGACGATAGACAGGCTTCAGCAGAAGCTCCAGATGGAAGGACAGGCTCGTCTACAGGCGGAACAAGCCCTGGCGCTGGCTCGGACCAACCTGCAGGACCAGGAGATAAGATTCCAGCTGGACCGCGACAGACTATTAGGTCTGTTGTCGGGCAAAGACGAAGCCTTGATTAGTCTTCAGGCCCAGACCTCCCTGGCTGTGGCTGTCAAGTCTGAAGCAGAAACAGCAGTCGGCGTCGCCATGGAAAACCTCCAGGACACTCGCAGGATCACGCAAGAGCTGAAGGATCGTTTGACCTCTCACCTCAGAGcctgggagaaggagaagcaggagctgaTATCCCAGAAGAACCAGGCAGTGGAAGCTCTGAAGATTTCTGAGCAGGGTCTCACTCGGACAACGGCAAAGCTGCTGGAGGTGGGAAACGTGGTCCCCAGTCCAGCTCAGCTGGGGGTCAAGTTCCAGACGGAGCTCTCTGCCCTTAAAGCCGAACTCCGTGCAGCCCAGTCAGCCCGAACCAGGGCTGAGATGAAATGCCACATGACCAGAGCAAATCTTGTGAACCTGGAGAAAAACCTTCGTGCTGAGATTGCCGAAAGGGACGACgacatcctcatcctctccaacGAAAAAAAGGAGGCCCTCCAGGTCACAAAAAGCGCTGAGCAGGAACTGGACGCATTCAGATTGAACCTGATTAAGATGGCGGGCTCCATGACCAAGCTGCAGATTGACCTGAGGGAGAAGGACATGCATTGCAGTGTTTTGGAGAAGGCCCTGGAAGAGGTTCAGGAAGACGTGTGCAAAATCCAAAAGGAGTTGATCTGTAAGTGTGCGGAGATAGAGTCTCTGCAAAAACAGGCTTGCCAAAGCTCAGCGGAACTGGAAGCTCTGCTCATAGAGAAAGCAGAAGAGCTTCAAGAGTGCCAAGGACACATGGAACTTCTTCGACAGCAACTTCTCAAGCGTCAAGCTGAAACCACATGTCAGGCACAAGAGACCCAAACCGAG AAATCTTCTAtcaagagaaagaagaagggtGGCTGCTTTGGTCGCATGCTTTTCTGGAGAAGCTCCAAGAATGCATAA